The sequence gtaatttttcttcttttaaaacctGAACGATCAAATGTTGCCGCAGGTAAAAAATTTCCCAAACATATGCTCCAGGTGCTCTGAGCcttgatttttgtatttttaaattttttgtgtgtgtgtgtgtgtgtgtgtgtgtgtgtgtgtgtgtgcgcgcgcgtgtgtttAATCTCATAAGAGACACGCTGGTGACAAAATCCACTGTTAAGATTGTGTGATTTGTACTCAAGTGGTGGTTAATTGGAGCGTAGTTGCTCGACTCATTGGAGATCCACTCACTATCAATGGGATCTTAAGGTAAAAAGAAATGGAGATTGAATACAGCTGCCCAGATAAGAGCTGGTTGTGCAACTAACATACCCAGACTGACACAAGTTTTGTCCATTTGGCAACAAAGGTTGAAAAGGACCTCTTGGTGTTTTCAGAGACTTTCATCCAGTGGAATATTAACCTAAATGGTGCCATaccattcttctttttcttttttactttggaCTAATTTGTTACTAAAAATGGATTtgactttttaacatttaaactgtgCCTCTATTGAGAGGAGGTAAATATAATCTTTATTTTTGGAGCCTGTACAGTCCGAAAGTgccacatttctttttcatccTTTAAACCTCCTGTTATGTTAAGATCTCGGTCTCAGTTAAATTTCCAGTAGCCACACGTTTTTAAGATGCCAGTAAGTTCACAAACTCCAGTTTTTGGTACTTTCATGTCTTATAATGACCACACAATGTACTGTGAGCAGTGGAAACTCCCCTGAGGTGATGCACTTAGACCTGGAGCCACATTTTCAGCTGCTTCACATTCAACAGGTTTCATTCAAGTGTTGTATATTTGACAATGGCGAACATGTATGTTGTGTTAACATGGATCTACATTTTATACTACAGGTGATTGAACTAAAACATGGACCTCAGTAAAAGGATCACATAAATGCACTCAGTGGAAGATTGCTCATTGGTTTGCTGCACCCCTTAACATCAATTTGGctcattttgtttaaaaaacaaaaaaaaagctgttttttttttttttttttttttttcttttttttcagctaaTGGTATCTAATCTGGCCATGTGAAAAGTACCAAATTATCTGTAAACGGTGCCCCAGTGACATGTAATAACTACCTGATTGTTCAGTCAGCGCTGCCTAGTCGTCTGCTTATTGATCTCTAATGTCAAAGACTAACGCATTCATCGTGTGAGACATTTCCACCGTAGTCGCACACCCTGGCAGGAGTGCATACTGGTGGGGATGTAGGGGAGCTTTGAGCTCTCAGTTGGGACAAAGGAAAAGCCATCATATCTCCAATTTTTCCTCTGCAGAGGTGGTGACCGTGGTGGCTACAAAAATTACGGTGGTAAGTGACGAGCATCAGAACTGTGTCGGTGGGGGAGGAAAGAGTTTGAgttaggaaaaagaaaagagggtttaaaaaaagagagagagaggaacttCAGTGAATGCCACCATTTCCATGTCCAGATCCCAAGGGTACTCCACCTATTGCTATTTGTCATAATGGTAAAGAACATGGAGCTTGAGATGTAAAATAATGGTTGCATGGAGACAAGAGCTGATTGTAAATGAGAGGTGTTCCCAGGATGAAGAAGGAAAACTTTCTAAAACTGGAGACTTTATGGTGGTTTTCATTTCTGGTGTaagttcaaaaaagaaaagtgaggggaggaaaaaaaaaaaacagaacagttcTGTTCCTGTTGAAAGGTGTTGGTATGTGACGCAATGGTATGAAAACACCCACCAGAAAGCTGTTAACATGGTATTTGGTTAATTTTCTTTGGTATCATTATGCAATGCTAGGGATAAAGTTAATACTTAATTATGTGAAAGCTCACCACGGAGTTAAAAAATCCTTTTTCACACATTCTCCTTCCAtcctcttttctgttttccaggATCTCGAGACTACggctcaagggatgaaccaggtGAGACTTAAAGTGGACATTAAACATGTATGGGCTAAAAGCCCTGCACTGAATAAGTTACATAAATTTTACACTGCCTGTGGAGCCAGATGTAAGAAACGAGTGTTTACGTTTTTAAAATGAGTTTGGCGCCATCTTGTGTACAGTCTGGGAGACTTCACCAGGTTGGTTGGTTGTTTTCGGCTAATACATCTGCATTGGTTTATGTTGCCTAACTAGCGAGAGAACACAACTCATTGTACAGCCAGAGGCAACACAAAGGTGACCTCTTGGACTccttatttttagtattttctgCTGAGTTGGTTCTGTTTCTAGTTGATTAACACAAGCTAATGTAAATTTGTTAGTcggaacttaaaaaaaacagccaaccTGGTCATGTCATGTACTGTTCTGTAAGACGGAGCCTAAACATGTTCTGTAATCTTTAAACACTTAAATTTGATCTGTTTTTAGATGAGGTTTGTTGACACTCTGTCGTCTGATCTCATCCACAGCTGGAGAGCAGGACAACTCTGACAACAACACCATTTTTGTACAGGGACTTGGAGAAGATGTCACAGTTCAGGAAGTTGGAGACTTCTTCAAGCAGATTGGCATCATTAAGGTACTGAGCGAATCTGAGActgatttcttttcatttgactGGATTTTTATTATACCAGATCAGTCCTTTCTTTATGCACCTGAAGCAACCtctatcattttaatttcagttatgTCTAATTTATAGCCACAAAACTGACAGTAGGGGTAGTGCATTACGATGCAATCATGTTGCCTGGCCTAATAATGGACTAAAATGATGTAAGCATTACAGAGGACCAGAGGGCTAATACTATTTATCTGTCTTTGATTCATATAGGCATCATCTACCACCTCTACTTCATTTACTTTAGTGTAATTATGTTTCAGTTTTCcaccagcacaaacacacacgatgCTAGTAGCATGGGCGTGTACTCGTGTAGGTATTCATTGCAGCAGACTCAggcatttaaaacagtaaatgcaaaaaatgctGATCATCACGAAAtgttctgtacttttaggtgaatAAGAAGACTGGCCAACCAATGATAAACATCTACTCTGACAAAGCCACTGGGCGACCAAAGGGTGAAGCTACAGTGTCCTTTGATGACCCTCCATCAGCCAAAGCTGCTATTGATTGGTTTGATGGTAAGAGCCCtgatatgtatttttatttcctgaCATGTTTCAGCACTGTTTTCACTGACCTGTTGCTTGTTTAATTTCAGGAAAGGATTTCAACGGCAAACCCATCAAAGTATCATTCGCCACCCGCAGAGCTGAGTTCACACagaggggtggtggtggtggtggtggcggcGGCGGCAGAGGGGGGCGAGGAGGTGGGTGTTGCTCAGGCCGTCATCTGGGTTCAAATGATATACAGTTGGTAAATTACGTTACCTGTACTGATGATGCATCTTGGTTGGCAGGTTTCAGAGGTCGTGGTGGTGGTGGACCCAACTTTGACATTAAAGGAGGAGACTGGCCTTGTCCCAACAGGTGaggattttaaactttttttatttctattcttaatgtttattaataaaaattcAACAGAACATGTCCATTTGGCTCAGTTGCATTTCTAAATGCCTGGATTTCCTTTCCTCAGCTCTTGCGGCAACATGAATTTTGCCCGGCGGCAGGAGTGTAACAAGTGTGGTGCACCCAAACCAGGAGATGGAGGAtttggaggtggaggtgagTGCTTTAGAGATGTTCTTTTACCTGAAATGTTTACAGGATTGGAAAATGGTCCCTGTAGCTTTAGCGAAAAGAAACCTGGTAGCAGGAACATGTTTCTAAGTATGGCTAAACTTGccaaattcctttttttttttttttttctctctctgtcttcccaTCCTTTGTCCAAATCCTTATTGCTCAATTTTTATGTTAATACATTTAGTAATGGATTAAAGGCTTTGGGTGATTtcagttttgtcattttataaATGCAAGAAACTCATTTTTATTGTAATGAAAACGCAAAGTTTAACATAGGAAATAACAGCACCACTTCAGAGTAGTTGCATGTGTTAAAGACTTAAATTGTTAGGCTAGTTTGTGCTCTAACCTGTCACGGACCcatttgtgttgtcatgtcatGATGCATTTGCAGATCGTGGAGGCAGAGGCGGATATGGAGGCGACAGAGGCGGTGGCTTTAGAGGGCGTGGAAGTTTCCGCGGCGGTGACCGCGGAGGATTTGGAGGTGGCGGCTACAAAATGGGAGGAAGGTCAGTTGAAGACTCTTGGCTGTTGCAGTAGTGTCATTACAGCAGGGTGGTCCATCTACTTTGTTGCTTGGTTTAAAAAGTGGTGGTTTCTTGTGAAATGGCTCAAGCAGTGATTTCACTCCTTGCCCAATCAGTGTCGTGCAGTCTGTCACATTTTTGCTGGTTGAGGGGTGCTCAAGTACCAGTACCTAATGGAAAacgctttaaaaaaataaaaatggatggACTTAGAGTAGGTGTTAGTGGAAAAGAGActttagaccaggggtgggggaactccaggcctcaagggccagtgtcctgcaggttttagatgtgtccttgatccaacacaactgattgaaatggctaaatgacatcctcaacatgtcttgaagttctccagaggcctggtaatgtacaaatcatttgattcaagtgtgttgacccaggacgatatctaaaacctgcaggacaccagcccttgaggccttGAGTTTCCCGCATCTGCTTTAGCCACTACTTTATGGCCAGAAGAGGGCGTACTCTGCCCAAAAATGACTATAGTTTGTCTTTTTCAGTAAGATAAGACTCTATTGATCCCAAGACCAGGAAATTTTTGCGTCAcctcaggtacagatatcagaaggaaatacaaataagtacaattaatgggaaaaaaagtaagataatacactagGGCTGCTctattatggcaaaaatgataatcacgattattttcactaaaattgagatctcgattatttgacgatatttatttaaccctttaagacctactatagaaccaagtccgccagagcttgtATTATCTTTtcacatgttgtagtgccatttgtgggagcatttcaagttgctatacagctgttatagcccatattttaataatatgtatgcattaagtccatagtaactacattaattgcaaaaaagtgcaataaactacaaaaaaattgaaaatcgtttttgttttttgttttttacatatatttctacttggagaaatttaagaggtttatccctcaaaactttaaatacaaaaaagttgcaaaaaatagtttacaacaacaggaaatttattttgagtgtcttcatagttttattttggagatacaccaatttttatatactgcaggaaaaacgaaaaaacaatcctatgatgcaaatttgcaaagaaaacagcaggtgcatcaaaacaaactatttccagcagtgcaattcgagttctaagcatcacagcaactattcagaaaagtcaaacatgaccagtataggcttttaaggcctacaagtaaaaaactacattttccgctaaaatgacgtcacttccggttttgggcaggaaatggcggacatgcgatagttcgcgctgacgtctgtttcactttgggaagtgttacaaacagctgatcagatcagcaaaacgtgtttctggagtattatgtttttgttcctgcaagagctttttatgcagttttcgcaaagctttatgtggaaggaaaccgtgaccgaggacaagctgatggcatcagatgtaagtacaactcctccggtttcatatgcaaaaaaaaaatattgcgctAGCATacgcggttcaggttctacagggatttaaaaatagttacacaaaacggagcgtgctgctctgaccggctttaaagggttaacaatgactttaaaaaataatataaaatagtgtgcaacaccactgatgtttttgttttttttgtttttttttaacctcttttcaaccaacagcagtcactctcctctccaaataacttctgcttagctttccgagcttccctcgggtcctcttaatcagcagtcctcaaccttttttgcgccacggaccggtttatgcccaacaatattttcacggaccggcctttaaggtgtcgcggataaatgagggaggggctaataatcggctcagtcatttttaatgatcgttgaaagcccagatcgtaatcgtgattaaaattcgattaattgagcagccctataaTACACTATATGcaatggtagcatacacagtatgtgattatggatatggtTGGAAATATGCAAGACAAACTATATAGCTTGACATAACTATTGTATGTCAATGTTATGTATGTATAGACAtgtacacactaaatatacatacatatatacttgCACATGTCCATACACATGGAAggtccattatgcatgaagtggtgaccgtggatgttcacagtgtccagtgacttatgacatcgtgattgaggagttatagagtctaactgctgttgggatgaatgatctgcgaaagcgctccttcctgcagcgagggtgtttcagtctctgactaaaggagctgctcagcccacTCAGATACTCATGCAGTGGGTGATGTGGGTTGTTCATGATGGATGTCAGCTTTATTAACATCCTCCACTTGCCAACCACCTCCACAGACTCCAGGGGACATCCCAGCACAGAGCTAGACCTCCCCACCAGTTTGTCAATCCTGCTCCTGTCCCTGTCCGAGCATCCACTCCCCCAGCAGGCCACTGCATAGAAAAGGGCAGATGCTACCACAGTGTCATAGAATGTCCTTAACAGAGTCCTGCAGACTCCGAAGGACCTCAGTCTCCTCAGCAGGTGGagtcgactctggcccttcttaTACAGGATGTCTGTATTTGTAGTCCAATCCAGTTTATTGttgaggtgaacacccaggtacttataagagtccactatctcaatgtcttTCCCTTGGATGTTCACCAGTGTTGTAGGAGGTGACTTCCTCCTGAAGTCTATGatcatctcctttgtcttgTCGGCGTTGATTTGGAGTACATTGGTCTCACACCAGCCAACAAAGTCACTGATGACCCCCCCTGTATTCCTGATCATTCCCGTCTGATACGCATCCAATGATGGCTGTATCATCTGAGAACTTCTGTATATGGCAATCGTCCAAATTATAACAGAAGTACTTTGGCAGTATGATCTTCAAGGAgattaaactgcattttgtggtGTTAGCAAGCTGTGAGTGAAATTACACAATCCAAGGAGCCCCTAAGTGTTCCAGGTGTCTGAATATTCACTCTGAATTGTGTTTGGTTTGGCTTCATAGCAGACTTGTTTATTGCTCTACCCTGAAGGTGACATGCTGCATTAATGGCTTTCTGCTTTATTGAAATCAAGCTCTgctgctcatttaaaatgtgaagGCCTGTGCGAATGAGAAGTTGACATTATGGCTCACCTTCATTTGCCGGCTGATTCCGGTTTTTATCTCAATGACATTAGCACATGTGGGTCTTCGTTAAAATGCAGCCCGAGTAACAGACATCTTTGTCTTCTCCCCTCAGAGGTGACCGCAGGGACGACAGAAGAGACCGGCCGTACTGAGTGCTCCAAAGAAGAAAACCATTCCAGCCCCTAACTTTGCCGTGGACGGAGGATTTAGATTGGAGGACTAACTGGGTGTAGGAGAGGGGAGGGTGTAGATGAGACAGATGTGATTTTTGTCTACTGTAGCTGGTGCATCCTAAGTATTACTGTTCTTCTGTGATTCAGGGATGTGTTGAGCTTATGTAAAGGGGCTGATTGGCACCTGTAGGCATGtggtcttttgtttttgttttttttctcccctttttgttttttgtttttatttctttgtacatctttttaattttctgtcagATTCTAGTTGCTGATGTTATGTGAGGTAGACTTCATACCATTGTTTTGTATAAACGgaataaaatgttttacttggttttctttctttttttttcttttttttttcttttccaaaattATATTAAACTGTGATCTTTTCTCCGTGCTCCGTGTGAGTTCATTACACACTAACCTCTTCAGCACTAAAGAAACAGCAAACTGCATGTGATTCATATCTTTAAAATTGGTTGTGTGCAGCAGGGGAGACGCTGCCGTGCCCTGctgatttggattt comes from Astatotilapia calliptera chromosome 14, fAstCal1.2, whole genome shotgun sequence and encodes:
- the taf15 gene encoding TATA-binding protein-associated factor 2N — translated: MATDSGYGGPQSYGSYSGGQQGGQGYGQGNSGSSYGGQNYSGFGQQENYGQSQQPSYNNYGQESSGYGDKPSYGQQGSGSYGQQGSYSGQGQGGDSYGQGQGGGGGSSGYSGQSGGSGGYGGQGQGGGGGGGYGRWNEGGEGGGQGGRFGRDYGDRSEGGGYRGRGRGGSGYDRSGGYDRGGRGGPPGMGGGDRGGYKNYGGSRDYGSRDEPAGEQDNSDNNTIFVQGLGEDVTVQEVGDFFKQIGIIKVNKKTGQPMINIYSDKATGRPKGEATVSFDDPPSAKAAIDWFDGKDFNGKPIKVSFATRRAEFTQRGGGGGGGGGGRGGRGGFRGRGGGGPNFDIKGGDWPCPNSSCGNMNFARRQECNKCGAPKPGDGGFGGGDRGGRGGYGGDRGGGFRGRGSFRGGDRGGFGGGGYKMGGRGDRRDDRRDRPY